The sequence ACCACGCTCGGTGGCCTGCGCGTCCTCGGCCGGGTGCATCAGGAAGCGGTAGACCTGCGGGCGGGCCTCGATGGCGGCGAGGTAGGTCTCGAGGGTGGCCTCCACGCGCTGCCGACGTTCGGCCGGGGCGTCGAGCGCCGCGCGCAGGGAGTCGAGCAGGGCGTCCGTGTGCCGGACGGCGAGCGCCTGGTAGAGACCGGCCTTGTCGCCGAAGTGCCGGTAGAGGATGGGCTTGGTGATGCCCGCCTCCGCCGCGATGGCGTTCATGGACGCCTTGGGTCCGTCCCTGAGTACGACCCGGTCGGCCGCTTCGAGCAGTTCCCGCCGCCGCCGTTCGGCCGCTCCCGGCTCGCCGGCCCGCTGCGTGATCTCCATGACCTGTTTCTCTCCCCGCCCTTGCGATGTGCGTGACGCCCACGCAACGTAACACCCCGCACACCCTGGCGATCGAATCGGCGGCCGCCTCCCGGGTGGTCCCGGCCCTGCTTGACAGTGCTTACTCGCTGGTAACAGACTGTGGCCGCCGTGGTGGTTACCGGTAGTAACATGCACTTGGACGAGCACAGACAGCTGGAGGGGACATGGCGGAGTTCACCATGGAGCTCAACGACGACCAGAAGCAGGTACGGGACTGGATCCACGGCTTCGCCGCCGATGTGATCCGGCCCGCGGCCGCGGAATGGGACGAGCGCGAAGAGACTCCCTGGCCCGTCATCCAGGAGGCCGCGAAGGTCGGCATCTACTCGCTGGACTTCTACGCCCAGCAGTTCTTCGACCCCACCGGCCTCGGCATCCCGATGGCCATGGAGGAGCTCTTCTGGGGCGACGCGGGCATCGCACTGTCGATCGTCGGCACCGGCCTCGCGGCCATCGGCGTCGTCGCCAACGGCACCGAGGAGCAGATCGGCACGTGGATCCCGCAGATGTACGGGACCCCGGACGACGTGAAGGTCGCCGCCTTCTGCTCCTCCGAGCCGGACGCGGGCTCCGACGTGGGCGCGATGCGCACCCGCGCCGTCTACGACCAGGCCAAGGACGAGTGGGTGCTGAACGGCACCAAGACCTGGGCGACCAACGGCGGCATAGCCAACGTCCACATCGTCGTGGCCGTCGTCGACCCGGAGCTGGGCAGCAAGGGGCACGCCTCCTTCATCGTGCCGCCGAACACGCCGGGCCTCGCCCAGGGGCAGAAGTTCAAGAAGCACGGCATCCGGGCCTCGCACACAGCCGAGGTGGTACTGGAGGACGTACGGGTCCCCGGCTCCTGCCTCCTCGGCGGCAAGGAGAAGCTGGACGAGCGGCTCGCCCGGGCCCGTGAGCGGGCGCGCAGCGGAGGCGCCGGCGAGCGGGTGAAGAACGCTGCCATGGCCACCTTCGAAGCCTCGCGGCCGGCGGTCGGCGCCATGGCCGTCGGCACCGCGCGCGCCGCGTACGAGGTGGCCCTCGACTACGCGAAGACCCGCACCCAGTTCGGCCGCCCGATCATCGACAACCAGGGCGTGGCCTTCCAGCTCGCCGACATGCGGACCCAGATCGACGCGGCCCGGCTGCTCGTGTGGCGGGCCTCCTGGATGGCGGTCGCGGGCCGGCCCTTCACCTCGGCGGAGGGCTCGATGTCGAAGCTCTTCGCGAGCGAGGTGGCCAAGAAGGTCACCGCCCAGGCGGTCCAGATCCTCGGCGGCAACGGCTTCACCCGCGAGTACCCGGTGGAGCGCATGCACCGCGACAGCGCCATTTACACCATCTTCGAGGGGACGAGCGAGATCCAGCGGCTGGTGATCGCGCGGACGATCTCCGACATGCCGATCCGCTAGGCGCTGTGCCCGGACGGACTCCCGCGCGGCCCCGCCGGGCAAACCCAGCCTCGCCGGCGTTTGAGGCGCGGGTCCGGGCAGAGCCCGGTGCCCGGCGGAGCCGGGTTCCTGGGGCTCCGCCCCAGACCCCGCGCCTCAAACGCCGGCGGGGCTGGGGAGGCGCGCTCGAACGCCGGCGGGGCTGGGGAGGCGGCTCAAGCGCCGGCGAGGCTGGAGTTGCCGGGCCCAGGCGGAAGCAGGCGGCGCAGGGCGCGGGTGAAGAGGGCGCGGCCGGCCGCCGTGACCAGGGGGTCCAGGAGGCGGGGGAGCGGGCGTACGCGCAGGGATTCGTGCCAGTGGACCTCGCTGCCCCCGGCGGGGTCCGGCCGGATCGCGATCTCCGCCCAGCCCGTCACCACCCGGCCGCGCTTCTCCAGTCGGACCAGTCCCGGCGCGCCCGCCGTCGTCGGGGCCTGCCAGACGACGACCTCCATCGGGTCGTCGAAGGTGATCCTGCCCACGCCCGTCCGCGCCGTGAAGACCGTTCCGACCCGGGTCGGGGGCGCCGTCCCGATGATCGTCCGGGTGAGGGGGACCTGCGCGCCGTGCCGTTCCCAGTCCGTCAGCCGCGACCACGCCTCGGCCGGCGGGAGGAACGTGCGGTGAACGATCCGGATAACGGGCATGAGCGCATGGTAATCGGGCATACACACCCTGAACTGGACCGCGAATATGGGTTCCGTCCAGGGGTGGCGATCAGCAATACTCACCGCCACCGTGGATCGCGGATTCGACCGGGTGACCACCGGCCCTCCCGCCCCACTCTGCGAGGAGGTGCGCCATGTGCTCCCACCAGCCCCCCTGCCCTACGGCCGACAGCGCCGACCATGATGCCGCCCGCACGGTGGCCTTCCACCCCGAACAGGGCTGGAGCCTGCTCTGCAACGGCGCCGTCGTCTTCGACGACACCGGTGAACTGCTCCCCGACGGCCGCGCGGTGGAACCCCGCCGCCCGGCCCTTGTCTGAGCGAGGAGGCAGCATGCGCCAGCAGCTGATCCGCAAGCCCGTCCCGAAGCCCGCCCCCCGAGACCTGGACCTGCGCACACCGTCGGGCAGACCCCTCCCGTACTGACGGGAGCCCAGGAGTTACCCGGTCCACCGGCTGCCGCTCAGCCGGTGGACGCTGCCGCGCCGCCCAGGAACGCCGCCTCGAAGGCGGCGTCGCCGATCGCCTCCCGGGCCTGGCGTTCGCCCTGGTCCCGCAGGGCCGTCAGTGAGGGCGAGCCCATCTGTGGCCTGCCCACCGTGCGCCACCAGGCGTGCCCCGTGCCCAGCAGGCGGGCCGCCAGTTCCCCGTCACCCAGCGCCGCCACCGCCGCCGCCAGCAGGTCCAGCCCCAGCGCGATGCCGAAGCGGTCGCCGAGCAGCCGTTTCCCGGAGAGCATCGCCCTTACGTGCCGGGCGGCCTCCCCGTGGTGGCCGAGGCCCAGCGCCGACACCGCCAGGATGTAGTCCGCGTACGCCCGCAGCCAGCGCTCGCCCAGCTCCGCGCAGGCCTCCCGCAGGGCCCGGGCCTCCTCGGCCGCCTCCTCGTAGCGCTGGAGGTCGCACAGGGCGTACCCGGTGGCCAGCCGGCACAGGAGCCAGCCGGGCGCGCTGGTCCGGCCGCCGTGGCCCGCCCGGGCCCGCGGACCGGCGAGTTCCAGGGCCCGTACGGGGTCCCCAGGCATGAGCACCGCCACGGCGTGCAGATAGGCCGCCCGCAGCTCCCGCTCGGGATCCGCCAGCCGGGCCGCCTCCCGGGTGCACTCCAGGCCCAGCTCCCGGGACGCGGCCAGGTCGCCCTGGAGCAGGGTCGTCAGCCCGAGCGCCCACAGCGCCTGGGTGTACGCGGCCCCGGTGTGCGGGGCGGCCCGCAGCGCCCGCTCGAGGAAGTTCCGGCCCTCGTGGACGTGCCCGCACGCGAACCAGAAGAACCACAGGGCCCCGGCCATTTCCAGCGCGGCCGTCGGGTCGGAGCCCAGCAGGTGCTCCAGGGCCGTACGCAGCTGCGGGTGCTCGGCGGTCGTCCTGCGGTACCAGTCCACCTGGGCCGGGCCAAGCCAGCCGCGGTCGGCGGCCTGGCAGAGGGCCGCGTACCAGTGGGCGTGGCGGTCGGCGGTGATCCGGACCTCGCCGAGCTCCTCCAGCCAGTCGTGCCCGTACTCGCGGATCGTGTCGAGCATCCGGTAACGGGTCCCGGCGCCCCGCTCGTCGGTGCACCGGACCACCGACTTGGCGACCAGGCCCGCCAGGACCCGCTCCACCCGCGAGGCGGGCAGCGGCCCGCCGGCGCACACGGCGCGGGCCGCGGCGACGTCGAAGTCCCCGGTGAAGACGGAGAGCCGGGCCCACAGCAGGCGTTCCACCGGCTCGCACAGTTCGTGGCTCCAGCCGATCGTGGTCCGCATCGTCTGGTGCCGGGGCGGCAGCGCGGCCGGGGCGCCGGACAGCACGTCCAGGCGCGTGCCGAGCCGCTCGGCCATCTGCTCCAGGGTCCACAACCGCAGCCGGGCGCCGGCGAGTTCCAGCGCGAGCGGGATCCCGTCCAGGCGGCGGCACACCTCGACCGCGACGGCGGACCGCTCGGGGTCCTCGAAGGCGGCCGCAGCCCGGGCGGTCGCGGAGAGGGCGCGGGCCCGGAAGAGGACGAGGGCGTCGCTGTCGGGCCCCTCGCAGGGCAGCGGGCGGACTTCGACGAGGGTCTCGCCGGGGGAGCCGAGCGGCTCCCGGGAGGTGATCAGCACCGTCAAGCCAGGTGCGGACTGGAGGAGTTCGCCCACGAGGTGCCGGCAGTCGGCCACCAGGTGCTCGCAGGTGTCGAGGACGAGGAGGAGTTCCTTGTCGGCCATCCAGGCGCACAGCTCCTCGTCGAGGGGGCGCGCGGAGTGGTCGGCGAGGCCCACGGCGTGGGCGACCGTGGTGGTGAGCAGGCTGGGGTCGCGCAGCGGTGACAGCTCCACCCACCAGACGCCGTCGGGCCGCGCCTGGCGGGCGTCGGTGACGGCGCGCAGGGCGAGGCGGGACTTGCCCACACCGCCCACCCCGGTGAGGGTGACCAGTCTTCGCTCCCGCAACAGGTCGTGGATCAAGCCGAGTTCGTTCTCCCGGCCGACGAAGCTCGCCGATTCCGGCGGCAGGTTTCCCGGCACGGCGCCAGAGTCTGGCGCAGCGCCGCCGCCCGCGGATCCTGCCTGATTGTTGTTGACCGAGTACTCACCGAACACGGATGTATTGTGCGTGACCTTCGTTCACGGCAGTGCCGATCCGGCCAGAACCTCAGCCATGTTTCACGCTACGAGAACGATCCGCCGTTCCGCCGAGAAGGCGCCCCAGTTGCCGTCGGGCAGCCGGGCCCGCAGTTTCACGGCCCACACCGTACCGGCCGGCTCGGTCACCGTCAGCCGGTGTTCGGCCTTGCCGCTCGGGATGGCGCCGGCACCGAACTGGATGACGGTCGTGGGCTGTTCGTTGACGTAGAGCTGGTACTCGCTGGTCTCCCGTCCGGTGTCGGGGGCCGTCCAGGTCAGTGTGACCGCGCCCGTCGACGCGACCGCGGTGAAATCGGCGGGCGCGGTGCCGGGCCCCTCGCCGGAGGCGGGCGGGGTCGTCACGTCCACCGCGGGACCGTCGGGGGAGGAGTTGTCCGCCCCGTCCCGGGCCCGGACGGTGAAGGTGTAGACGGTGTCCGGCTGGAGGCCGGTGAGGGCGGTGCCGCTCTCACCGGGGCCGGCGGTGTGGATCCGGACGCCGCCCTGGTAGACGTCGTACGCCGTCACGCCGGTGTCGTCCGTCGCCATGGACCAGGACACCCGGGCGGCGCGGGGCCCGGTCGCGCGGCCCGTGGTGGCCGCCGGGGCGGTGGGCGCCGCGCGGTCCTCGGCCTTGGCCGCAGGGGTGGTCACCTGGGCGGCCACCGTCTCCGGGGACAGGTTCCCGGCGGCGTCCTCGGCCCGGACGGCGAAGGCGTAACCGGTCTGCGGGGTGAGCCCGGTGACGTCCGTCATGGTCTTCTCGGCGGGGAGCTCGCGGACCAGCCGGCCGGCCTGGAAGACCTGGTAGCCGGTCACCCCGTCGCCGGCCGCCGCAGCCTCCCACATGACGTGCACGGTGGTGGCGCTGCCGGCCTGCGCGGTGAGCCCGGTCGGAGCGGGCGGGGGGTCGGTGTCGGCCGCGGTACACCCGGCCGACACGGCCAGGCCGCAGAGGGCCAGGCAGAGGGCGAGCGTGGGGGTGGTGCGTCGCACGGGGGTGCCTTCCTCCGCGTCCTCGTAAAGGTCTAGACATATATGGCATGCGGACCGGAGGCGCGGCAAGACCCGTGCGCCTCCGGTCTGCCGGTCGGAAGTGGCCGCCGATGTGACCTGGTTCGTCTTCTTCTGTTCCCGTCTGGCATTATTGCGATCTCTTTGCAATAGCGGATGATCGCAAACAGGGATGTGCACAGCATGACGGCCCGGACAGTACGGGGAGTGGCCGGCGCGACGCTGGCCGCCGCACTCATCACGGGCGTGGCGGCCTGCTCGAACCCCTCCGGGGGTACCGCGGCGGGCACCGCGGGAGGGTCCGCCGCCGTGGTCGGCATCGCCACCGAGCCGGAGAGCCTCAGCCCGCTGCTCGGCTACGGCAAGGACGGCAACTCCAAGATCTTCGACGGGCTGCTCACGCACGACGCGGACATGAGGCTGCGGCCCGCGCTGGCCCAGGCCCTGCCCGAGGTCTCCGCGGACGGACGCACCTACACCTACGCGCTGCGCCAGGGCGTGAAGTTCAGCGACGGGGAGCCCTTCTCCGCCAAGGACGTCGTCTTCACCTACCGGACGATCCTCGACCCGAAGACGAACAACGCGTCGAAGACCGAGCTGGACGCCATCGAGTCCGTCGAGGCACGGGGCGAGGACACGGTCGTCTTCACGCTGAAGTACCCCTACGCGCCCTTCGCCGAGCGCACGGTGCTGCCGATCGCCCCCGAGCACGTGGCGGGCCGGCAGGACGTCAACAGCGGGGACTTCGCCACACGGCCCGTCGGCACCGGCCCCTACCTGCTCACCGGCTGGTCCAAGGGCGAGAAGCTCAGCTTCAAGGCCAACCCCGGGTACTGGGGCGGCGAACCCGCCGTGAAGAAGTTCACCATGGCCGTCATCAAGGACGACGACGTACGCGTCACCCGGCTGCGCTCCGGTGAGCTGGACGCGGCGATCCTGCCGCCCAACCTCGCCAAGGGCTTCGAGAAGGACAGGACGCGCACGACCTACGCGGCCAAGACCTTCGACTACCGCAACGTGACCCTGTCGACACAGCACAAGGTCACCGGTGACGTGGCCGTCCGCCAGGCGCTGGACATCGCCGTGGACCGGGGCGCCATGGTCGACAAGCTCCTCGAGGGCGCGGGCAAGCCCGCGTACGGCCCGGTGCCCACCGGCAGCCCGTGGTTCACGGCCGGCACCGAGCGCGCGTACGACCTGGACAGGGCGCGGCGGATCCTCGACGACGCGGGCTGGAAGGCGGGCGAGGACGGCATCCGCGTCAAGGACGGGGTCCGCGCCTCCTTCCCGCTCTGGTACACCTCCGGCGACAAGATCCGCCAGGACCACGCGCTCGCCTTCGCCTCCGATGCCAAGAAGGCCGGCATCGAGGTCAGGACCGAGGCCGGGACCTGGGAGGTCATCGAGCCCCGGATGAAGACCGAGGCGGTCCTCGCGGGCGGCGGCTCCCCGGCCGACCCGGACTTCGACCAGTACCAGCTGCTGACCTCCTCGCTCGCGGGCGACGGCTTCAACAACATGGCCTGGTACGACAACGCGACTGTGGACCGGGCCCTCGGCGACGCCCGCAGGAGCGGCGACCCGGCCGCGCGCAAGGCGGCGTACGACACCGTGCAGCGCGAGCTCGTGAAGAACCCGGGCTACGTCTTCCTCACCCACATCGACCACCTGTACGTCGTGAACGACAAGTGGGAGGGGCTCACCACCCAGGTCGAGCCGCACGACCACGGCCTGGGCTCCGGCCCGTGGTGGAACGTCGAGAGCTGGAAGCCGAAGCAGAAGTGAGCCGAGCCAGGGCCTGTCTTTCGGGTCGGGCCGGATCAACCACCGGACACCGCGGGCCCGGCCTGACCCGAAAGGCAGGCCCTGAGTGACCTCCCGCTCCGGCCGCCTCCCCTGGGCGCCGATGGCGCGCATGGCGGGGCGGCGGACCCTCTTCGCCGCCCCCGTCCTGCTCGCCGTCACCTTCGGGGTCTTCGCCGTCGCCGCGCTGGCCCCCTTCGACCCCGTCAAGGCGTACGCCGGCACCGCGGGCCTCACCGCCTCCCAGGACCGCCTCGACGAGCTGCGGGCCAACCTCGGCGTGGACCAGCCGCTGGTCACACGCTGGTGGGACTGGCTCACCTCGGCGCTCACCGGCGACCTCGGCACCTCCTCCGTGATGCGGCAGCCGGTGGCCGACGTCATCGCCGAACGGGTCGGCTGGTCCGCGCTGCTCGCCGCCTGCGCCTTCACCGTGGCGGTGCTCGCGGGCACGGCGCTCGGAGTGCTGGCCGCGCGCCGGCCGGGCGGTGCGCTGGACCGGGCCGTGTCCGGGCTCGCGTACACCCTGGAAGCGGCCCCGGCCTTCTGGCTGGGCCTGCTGGCCATCTGGTTCTTCTCGGTACGGCTGGGGGCCCTGCCCTCCGGGGGGCTGACGGACGCGGGCAGCGACGTGGTCACCCTCGGGCAGGTCGCCACGCACCTGGTCCTTCCCGCGCTGGTGCTGGGCGCCTCGCAACTCCCGTGGTTCTTCCTGTACGTCCGCCAGGGCGTGGCCGACGCGCTGGCGGAGGACCCCGTACGCGGGGCCCGCGCGCGGGGTCTGGCGGAGCGGACCGTGCTGCTCGGGCACGGGCTCCGCTCCGGCATGCTGCCGATGCTGACCCTGGTCGGCTCGCGGGTCCCGGAACTGATCACCGGCGCGCTGCTGGTGGAGACCGTCTTCAGCTGGCCGGGCATCGCCGCGGCGACCGTACAGGCGGCGACCTCGGTGGACTTCCCGCTGCTGGCGGCCCTGACCGTGCTGGCCACGGCGGCCGTGCTGGCGGGGAACCTGCTGTCCGACCTGCTCTACGGGCTGGCCGATCCGAGGGTGGGCTTCGATGGCTGAGCCGACGGCCGGCCGGGTGTGGAAGTCTGCGGGCACCACCCGGCGTTCGACGCGGAAGCTGCGCGTGCGGGCCTCGGCGGTGACCGTCGCGCTGGTCGTGGCGGCGGTGCTGGTGGTCCCGCCGCTCGTGCGGCTGGACCAGCAGGCGGTCGACTTGTCGGCAAAGCTCCTTCCACCGTCCTGGGCCCATCCCTTCGGGACGGACGACGTCGGGCGCGACCTGCTGCTGAGGTGCGTCTACGGGCTGCGGGTCTCGCTGGGCATCGGCCTGGTGGCGGCGCTGGCCGCCACCGTGATCGGCACCGCCGTGGGCGCGGCGGCCGGTGCGCTGGGCGGCTGGACGGACCGCCTGGTGATGCGGTTGGTGGACGCGCTGTCCTCGATCCCGCACCTGCTGCTGGGCATCTTCATCGTGGCGATGTTCCGCCCGGGGGTGTGGCCGGTGGTCGCCTCCGTCGCCGCGACCCACTGGCTGTCGACGGCTCGCATCGTCCGCGCGGAGGTTCTGTCCCTGCGGGGCCGGCCCTACGTGGACGCGGCGGTCTCGGGCGGCGCCTCACGGTGGCGGATCGCCGTACGGCACCTGGTGCCGGGCGTCCTCCCGCAGGCGGGCCTGGCCGCCGTGCTGATGGTCCCGCACGCGATGTGGCACGAGTCCGCGCTGTCCTTCCTGGGGCTGGGACTCCCGGCCCACCAGGCCAGCCTCGGCGGGCTCGTCCAGAGCGCCCGGGGTTCCCTGCTGGCCGGCGACTGGTGGCCCACGCTCTTCCCCGGCCTCCTGCTGATCGTCCCGACCCTGGCCATCGCGGGCCTCGCGGGCGCCTGGCGCGACCGCCTCAACCCCCGCCGCCGCTCGGAGCTGACCCTGTGAACCACCCCCACCCCACCGGGCCCTCGGCGACCCCAGGGCCTGCCGCGCCTGAGCCCGCCGCGCCCCCGGCGTCCGCCGAGCCTGCGGCGCCTGAGCCCGCCGTGCCACCAGCGTCCGCCGGGCCTGCCGCGTCCGGGTCCGCCGCGACCCCGGGGCCTGCCGCGCCCTTCGGGCCTGCCGCGTCCGCCCCGACCTCGGGGCTTGCGGTGCCCGCCGTGCCTGCCGCTGCCGCGCCCGCCGCCCCCGCCGGGGTGGCCACGGCCCCGACCCCCGCCGCGCCTACCGCGCCCGCAGCATCCGCGTCCGCCCCGACCCCGGGGCTTGCCGCGCCTGCCGCGTCCGGGTCCGCCGCGCCCCGGGGGCCTGCCGGGCCCTCCGCGCCCCCGGGGCCTGCGGTGCCCGCCGCCCCCGCCGCCCCCGCCGGGGTCGCCACGGCCCCAGCGCCCGCCGCATCCGCCCCGATTCCGGGGCCCTCCGCCTCCGCCGCGCCTGCCGCGTTTGCCCCGACCCCGGGGCCCGTCGCCTCCGTCACGTCCGCCCCGACCCCGGGGCTTGCTGTGCCCGCCGCCCCCGCCGGGCCCTCCGCGTCCGCCGTGGCGGATGTGCTCGTCGTCGAGGGGCTCTCCGTGCGCTTCCGCATGCCCGCGGGGCGGTACGTCGAGGCCGTCAGCGACGCCGGCTTCCGGCTCGGCCCCGGGGAGTGCCTGGCCCTCGTCGGGGAGAGCGGCTGCGGCAAGTCCGTGCTCGCCTCCGCCCTGCTCGGCCTGCTCCCGGGCAACGCCGAGACCGCGGGGTCGGCCCGCCTCGCCGACGGCCTCGACCTGCTCGCCGCCGACGAGCGGACCCTCGCCGAGACGGTACGGGGCCGCCGCGTCGGCCTGGTCCCGCAGAGCCCGGCGGCGCACCTCACCCCGGTCCGCACGGTCCGGGCCCACCTGGAGGAGGCCGTCCGGGAACTGGGCCCAAGCGAGCCGGCCGGCTCCACAGGCCGGGCCGGAGCGGCGGACGCGCCCCCGGACCACCCGGAACCGAAGACCCCGCCGGGGTCCCCACGGCGGCACCCGCGCACCGCCGCCAGGCTGCGCGGGGCTGCGCAGGGGGCTGCCGTCGGGGCCGAGATGGCGCCGGGGTCCCCGCGCCCGAGCACCGCCGCCGTCGGGCTGCGCCGGGCGGCACTGGAGGCGGCCGTTGGGGCCGGGATCGCGGCCGGGTCCCCGCGCCTGAGCACCACCGCCGCCGGCCGGCTGCGCGCGGCCGCGCAGGCGGCGGCCGCCCGCGCCGGGACCCGGCTGTGGTTCCCGCGCCCGCGCACCGCCGCCGGGCTGCGCGGGGCGGTGCTGGAGGCGGCCGTCCCGGCCGAGAACCCGCCGGGGTCCCGGCGCCCGCGTACCGCCGCCGCCCGGCTGCGCGCAGCGGCACAGGCGGCGGCCGCCCGCACGGCCTTCCCCGCCACCCACCTCGACCGCTACCCGCACGAACTCTCCGGCGGCCTCGCCCAGCGCGCCGCCACCGCCCTCGCCCTCGTCGGCGACGCGCCGCTGCTGCTCGCGGACGAGCCGACCACGGGCCTCGACCGGGACCTCGTACACCGCACCGCCGACGAGCTGCGCGCCCACACCCGGGACGCCGGCCGGGCGCTGCTGATGATCACGCACGACCTCGCCGCGGCGGAGCGCATCGCCGACACCGTCGCCGTCATGTACGCCGGACGGATCGTCGAACTGGCCCCGGCCCGGGCCTTCTTCGGCTCGCCCGGTCCCCGCCACCCCTACACCCGCGGGCTCCTCGAAGCCCTCCCCGAACGCGCCTTCACCCCCATCCCCGGCGCCCCGCCCGAACTCGGCGCCCTCCCGCCCGGCTGCGCCTTCGCCCCCCGCTGCGACCGCGCCGACGCGCTCTGCCGCGCCGAGCGGCCCGTGCTCACCGAAGGGCCGGCCTGCCACCATGCTTGAGCTCAAGGACATCACCGCCGGGTACGACCGCCGCGAGCCCGTCGTGCGCGGCGCGCACCTCACCCTGCGCCCCGGCGCGTCCCTCGGCCTGCTGGGCCCCAGCGGCTGCGGGAAGTCGACCCTCGCCCGGGTCGCCGCCCTGCTGCACCGTCCCGACCGGGGGAGCGTGACCCTGGACGGCCACGCCGTGACCGGCTTCCGCCACCGCGCCCCGCGCGCCCTGCGCACCGCGGTCGGCGTCGTCTTCCAGCAGCCGCGGCTGTCCGCCGACCCCCGGCTGCGGCTGTACGACCTCGTCGCCGAACCGCTGCGCGCGACGGGCCGTCGCAAGGAAGTGGAGGCGGCCGTCGGAGAGTTGGCCGAGCGTGTCGGCCTCGGCGCGGATCTGCTCACCCGCCGCCCCCACGAGGTCAGCGACGGCCAGCTCCAGCGCGCCTGCCTGGCCCGCGCCCTGGTGCTGCGTCCGCGCTGGCTGGTCTGCGACGAGATGACCGCGATGCTGGACGCCTCCACCACTGCCGCCCTGGTGGGGGTGGTCGAGGAGTACCGGGCCGAGTCGGGCGCCGGGCTCCTCGCGGTCGGGCACGATCCGGTGCTGCTCGCGCGCTGGTGCGACCGTACGACCCGCTGGGACGAGATCGTCAAGGACTGACCACCCGTCACGGACGGTCAACACCCGTACGGCGGACACGTCTTTCGCCCGAAGGCACCCCCTCCTGCGCCACCATGGCGCCGAGTAAGGAGGTTTCCGATGGTGCTTTCCCTCTCCGTGGTCGTCCTGCTCCTCGTCCTCGCGTGGATCTTCGTGCGCAGCGGCGGGCTCAAGTTCTCGCACGCCCTCGTCTGCGTGCTGCTCGGCTTCTACCTCGCGAGCAGCAGCATGGCCGCGACCATCCACAACGGCCTGGCCGCCACCGCGAACGTGGTGTCCAGCCTCAAACCGTAGGGCGACTGTTGCGCGCTCGTGAATCATCCGGCACTTCCATGGACTCTTCGGACACCGCGATCTAGCGTCGGGCGGCGGCGCGATGTCAGACGCATTGTCAACAACACGAAGAGGAACGGAGGAAGTCCGCATGCTCCGAAGAACGCTGAACTGCGCCGTGGTCCCGGTGCTCGCAGCCTTCACGGTGCTGTACGGGATCTCCCCGGCGCAGGCCGAGGAGATACCCAAGGCGCCAGGCCACCGGCTGGTCAGCCATTACGACGGCAGCCCCGCCACCGCCGCTCCGCTGCCCGGCGAAGCCCCGCCGCAGCACCCCTTCCTCGCGCCCAACGGCCGCAGCGGCATGCACTCCGACGCGGCCGGGAGCGCCACCTCGCCCTGGTCCGGGCCGCTCGGCAGGAACCCGCAGGTGACCAGCGAGAAGATCGCCGCCCTCGGCGGCGAATGCGCCACCGCCACCTTCGACTCGGGCGGCCGGATCGTCACCGTCTGCGGCACCTTCTCCGGCTTCAAGGTCAAGCTCCTGGAGCCCCGTACGCTCGCCACGCTCGCGGAGTACCAGCTCCCGCAGCGTTCTTCGACGGTCGAGGCGATCACCTCGCTCGACTTCGCGAAGATCTTCAAGGACACCTCGGGCGGCGCCTACTTCTACCTGGACGACCAGGACCGGGCCGTGCTGGCCGACTCCCGCCAGCACATCCTGCGCCTGTCCCACGGCCAGGGCCCGGACGGCAGCTGGAAGTTCACCGTCGACGACGACTGGGACCTCACCGGCCAGGTCCCGCACGACTGCGTCAGCTGGACCAACCTGCGGCCCAGCGGTACCTGCGATCCCGTCACCTCCGTGATGCCCGACTGGAACGGCCGCATCTGGTGGGTCACCCGCCAGGGTCGGGTGGGCACCGTGGACCCGGCGACCTCGCTGATCCGCTCCGTCCAGCTGCGGGGCGAGGAGATCCAGAACTCCTTCTCGGTCGCCGAGGACGGCGTCTCCATCGTCACCGACCACGCCCTCTACAGCTTCCGCGCCGGCGCAGACGGCACCCCCGAGGTGCAGTGGCGCCAGACGTACGACCGCGGCACCGCCGCCA comes from Streptomyces sp. NBC_01408 and encodes:
- a CDS encoding ABC transporter substrate-binding protein, with product MTARTVRGVAGATLAAALITGVAACSNPSGGTAAGTAGGSAAVVGIATEPESLSPLLGYGKDGNSKIFDGLLTHDADMRLRPALAQALPEVSADGRTYTYALRQGVKFSDGEPFSAKDVVFTYRTILDPKTNNASKTELDAIESVEARGEDTVVFTLKYPYAPFAERTVLPIAPEHVAGRQDVNSGDFATRPVGTGPYLLTGWSKGEKLSFKANPGYWGGEPAVKKFTMAVIKDDDVRVTRLRSGELDAAILPPNLAKGFEKDRTRTTYAAKTFDYRNVTLSTQHKVTGDVAVRQALDIAVDRGAMVDKLLEGAGKPAYGPVPTGSPWFTAGTERAYDLDRARRILDDAGWKAGEDGIRVKDGVRASFPLWYTSGDKIRQDHALAFASDAKKAGIEVRTEAGTWEVIEPRMKTEAVLAGGGSPADPDFDQYQLLTSSLAGDGFNNMAWYDNATVDRALGDARRSGDPAARKAAYDTVQRELVKNPGYVFLTHIDHLYVVNDKWEGLTTQVEPHDHGLGSGPWWNVESWKPKQK
- a CDS encoding oligopeptide/dipeptide ABC transporter ATP-binding protein, with amino-acid sequence MRGAAQGAAVGAEMAPGSPRPSTAAVGLRRAALEAAVGAGIAAGSPRLSTTAAGRLRAAAQAAAARAGTRLWFPRPRTAAGLRGAVLEAAVPAENPPGSRRPRTAAARLRAAAQAAAARTAFPATHLDRYPHELSGGLAQRAATALALVGDAPLLLADEPTTGLDRDLVHRTADELRAHTRDAGRALLMITHDLAAAERIADTVAVMYAGRIVELAPARAFFGSPGPRHPYTRGLLEALPERAFTPIPGAPPELGALPPGCAFAPRCDRADALCRAERPVLTEGPACHHA
- a CDS encoding ABC transporter ATP-binding protein; its protein translation is MLELKDITAGYDRREPVVRGAHLTLRPGASLGLLGPSGCGKSTLARVAALLHRPDRGSVTLDGHAVTGFRHRAPRALRTAVGVVFQQPRLSADPRLRLYDLVAEPLRATGRRKEVEAAVGELAERVGLGADLLTRRPHEVSDGQLQRACLARALVLRPRWLVCDEMTAMLDASTTAALVGVVEEYRAESGAGLLAVGHDPVLLARWCDRTTRWDEIVKD
- a CDS encoding ABC transporter permease; protein product: MAEPTAGRVWKSAGTTRRSTRKLRVRASAVTVALVVAAVLVVPPLVRLDQQAVDLSAKLLPPSWAHPFGTDDVGRDLLLRCVYGLRVSLGIGLVAALAATVIGTAVGAAAGALGGWTDRLVMRLVDALSSIPHLLLGIFIVAMFRPGVWPVVASVAATHWLSTARIVRAEVLSLRGRPYVDAAVSGGASRWRIAVRHLVPGVLPQAGLAAVLMVPHAMWHESALSFLGLGLPAHQASLGGLVQSARGSLLAGDWWPTLFPGLLLIVPTLAIAGLAGAWRDRLNPRRRSELTL
- a CDS encoding ABC transporter permease — protein: MARMAGRRTLFAAPVLLAVTFGVFAVAALAPFDPVKAYAGTAGLTASQDRLDELRANLGVDQPLVTRWWDWLTSALTGDLGTSSVMRQPVADVIAERVGWSALLAACAFTVAVLAGTALGVLAARRPGGALDRAVSGLAYTLEAAPAFWLGLLAIWFFSVRLGALPSGGLTDAGSDVVTLGQVATHLVLPALVLGASQLPWFFLYVRQGVADALAEDPVRGARARGLAERTVLLGHGLRSGMLPMLTLVGSRVPELITGALLVETVFSWPGIAAATVQAATSVDFPLLAALTVLATAAVLAGNLLSDLLYGLADPRVGFDG